One region of Pan paniscus chromosome 5, NHGRI_mPanPan1-v2.0_pri, whole genome shotgun sequence genomic DNA includes:
- the LOC117978417 gene encoding protein C1orf43 homolog, with amino-acid sequence MASGSNWLSGVNVVLVMAYGSLDLKEEIDIRLSRVQDIKYEPQLLADDDARLLQLETQGNQSCCNYLYRMKALDAIRTSEIPFHSEGRHPRSLMGKNFRS; translated from the coding sequence ATGGCGTCCGGCAGTAACTGGCTCTCCGGGGTGAATGTCGTGCTGGTGATGGCCTACGGGAGCCTGGACTTGAAAGAGGAGATTGATATTCGACTCTCCAGGGTTCAGGATATCAAGTATGAGCCCCAGCTCCTTGCAGATGATGATGCTAGACTACTACAACTGGAAACCCAGGGAAATCAAAGTTGCTGCAACTATCTGTATAGGATGAAAGCTCTGGATGCCATTCGTACCTCTGAGATCCCATTTCATTCTGAAGGCCGGCATCCCCGTTCCTTAATGGGCAAGAATTTCCGCTCCTAG